In Paracoccus sp. TOH, a single window of DNA contains:
- a CDS encoding ATP-binding protein, translated as MNFDWLKRVMPRGLYGRAALILFLPVAVVTVVVTVMFLQRHFEDVTRQMSSGMASEIGLVVHRIDAAPDIAAARAAAQEVTGPLGLQLILPAGAGGEDRRVFYDLSGRIVITELHEKVAEVRAVDLSRRREVRVTLQGRWGPYQLVFPRVRVSASNPHQLLVLMIGTSLLMTAIATIFLRNQLRPIRRLARAAEDYGKGRIIPYRPGGASEIRSAGTAFLEMRARIERQNEQRKQMLSGVSHDLRTPLTRLRLGLSMLSPDYPPEPDEIAALESDVAAMGTMVDAFLDHARDAAQDAPPEPVPALDFLRGIVADAQRGGQRVVLHALTGDEAGRATFRRDSLRRAVENLIGNAVRYGERAEVDAALGPSYFRISVEDDGPGIPPEKREEALKPFTRLDPARNQNRGQGVGLGLSIAADIARAHGGQLRLGEGERLGGLRAEIVIPR; from the coding sequence ATGAATTTCGACTGGCTGAAACGGGTGATGCCGCGCGGCCTCTACGGGCGGGCGGCGCTGATCCTGTTCCTGCCGGTGGCGGTGGTGACCGTGGTCGTCACCGTCATGTTCCTGCAGCGGCATTTCGAGGACGTGACCCGGCAGATGAGCTCGGGCATGGCCAGCGAGATCGGGCTGGTCGTCCACCGCATCGACGCCGCCCCGGATATCGCCGCCGCGCGGGCGGCGGCGCAGGAGGTGACCGGGCCGCTGGGGCTGCAGCTGATCCTGCCGGCCGGGGCCGGGGGCGAGGACCGGCGGGTCTTCTACGACCTCTCGGGCCGCATCGTCATCACCGAGCTGCACGAGAAGGTCGCCGAAGTGCGCGCCGTCGACCTGAGCCGGCGCCGCGAGGTGCGGGTGACGCTGCAGGGCCGCTGGGGCCCCTATCAACTGGTGTTTCCGCGGGTGCGGGTCAGCGCCTCGAACCCGCATCAGCTGCTGGTGCTGATGATCGGCACCTCGCTTCTGATGACCGCCATCGCCACCATCTTCCTGCGCAACCAGCTGCGGCCGATCAGGCGCCTGGCGCGCGCCGCCGAGGATTACGGCAAGGGCCGGATCATCCCCTATCGTCCCGGCGGCGCCAGCGAGATCCGCAGCGCCGGCACCGCCTTCCTGGAGATGCGCGCCCGCATCGAGCGCCAGAACGAACAGCGCAAGCAGATGCTGTCCGGCGTCAGCCACGACCTGCGCACGCCGCTGACCAGGCTGCGGCTGGGCCTGTCGATGCTGAGCCCCGACTACCCGCCCGAGCCGGACGAGATCGCGGCGCTGGAAAGCGACGTGGCGGCGATGGGCACCATGGTCGACGCCTTCCTGGACCATGCCCGCGATGCGGCCCAGGACGCGCCGCCCGAGCCGGTGCCGGCGCTGGACTTCCTGCGCGGCATCGTCGCCGATGCGCAGCGCGGCGGCCAGCGGGTGGTTCTGCATGCACTGACCGGGGACGAGGCCGGCCGCGCCACCTTCCGCCGCGACAGCCTGCGCCGCGCCGTCGAGAACCTGATCGGCAATGCCGTGCGCTATGGCGAACGCGCCGAGGTCGATGCGGCGCTGGGGCCGAGCTATTTCCGCATCTCGGTCGAGGATGATGGCCCGGGCATCCCGCCCGAGAAGCGCGAGGAGGCGCTGAAGCCCTTCACCCGGCTCGACCCGGCCAGGAACCAGAATCGCGGCCAGGGCGTGGGCCTGGGCCTGTCGATCGCCGCCGATATCGCGCGCGCCCATGGCGGCCAGCTGCGGCTGGGCGAGGGCGAGCGGCTGGGCGGGCTGCGGGCCGAGATCGTGATTCCGCGCTGA
- the fabG gene encoding 3-oxoacyl-ACP reductase FabG — MFDLTGRNALVTGASGGIGGAVAEALHAAGATVALSGTREAPLRELAGKLGSRAHVVTANLSDAAAVEALPKAAAEAMGSVDILVNNAGITRDNLFMRMSDEEWAQVIEVNLTSSFRLCRGVLRGMMKARWGRIVNIGSVVGATGNPGQGNYAAAKAGLVGMSKSLAYEVASRGITVNCVAPGFIETAMTDKLNDEQKGRILAQIPAGRMGSAQEIAGAVLYLASPEAGYVTGTTLHVNGGMAMI, encoded by the coding sequence ATGTTTGATCTGACGGGCAGGAATGCGCTGGTGACCGGGGCTTCGGGCGGGATCGGCGGTGCGGTGGCCGAGGCGCTGCATGCCGCCGGCGCCACGGTGGCGCTGTCGGGCACGCGCGAGGCGCCGCTGCGCGAGCTGGCCGGGAAACTGGGGTCGCGGGCGCATGTCGTGACCGCGAACCTGTCGGATGCGGCCGCGGTCGAGGCGCTGCCCAAGGCGGCGGCCGAGGCCATGGGCTCGGTCGACATCCTGGTCAACAATGCCGGCATCACCCGTGACAACCTGTTCATGCGCATGTCGGACGAGGAATGGGCGCAGGTGATCGAGGTGAACCTGACCTCGAGCTTCCGGCTGTGCCGGGGGGTGTTGCGCGGCATGATGAAGGCGCGCTGGGGCCGGATCGTGAACATCGGCTCGGTCGTCGGTGCCACCGGCAATCCGGGCCAGGGCAATTACGCCGCCGCCAAGGCGGGGCTCGTGGGCATGTCGAAGAGCCTGGCCTATGAGGTCGCCTCGCGCGGGATCACGGTGAACTGCGTCGCGCCCGGCTTCATCGAGACTGCGATGACCGACAAGCTGAACGACGAGCAGAAGGGCCGGATCCTGGCGCAGATCCCCGCCGGGCGCATGGGTTCGGCGCAGGAAATCGCCGGCGCGGTGCTGTATCTGGCCAGCCCCGAGGCGGGCTATGTCACCGGCACCACGCTGCATGTGAATGGCGGCATGGCGATGATCTGA
- a CDS encoding MBL fold metallo-hydrolase, whose amino-acid sequence MTSTEKALRIITADNPSPLTGPGTNTFLLGRDQIAVIDPGPDLPAHRQAILAAAGHGRISHIFVTHAHLDHSGGARALAQATGAPILGFGPAEAGRSAVMARLAREGGIAGGEGLDRDFLPDIALADGAAVESDEWRLTALHTPGHFAGHLSFRHEAVIFCGDVVMGWSSTLISPPDGDLADYFRSLARLDSADARLLLPAHGAAVGDPATRLAELAAHRRERTAQILSALRAGPATAENLARRIYEVPPALIPAATRNVLAHLIALSELGAVSTPGPIAADSEFSPH is encoded by the coding sequence ATGACAAGCACCGAGAAAGCCCTGCGGATCATCACCGCCGACAATCCCTCGCCCCTGACCGGGCCGGGCACCAACACTTTCCTGCTGGGCCGCGACCAGATCGCGGTGATCGACCCCGGCCCCGACCTGCCCGCCCATCGCCAGGCGATCCTGGCCGCGGCCGGGCATGGGCGGATCAGCCATATCTTCGTGACCCATGCGCATCTGGATCATTCCGGCGGCGCCCGGGCCCTGGCGCAGGCCACCGGCGCGCCCATCCTGGGCTTCGGCCCGGCCGAGGCCGGGCGCTCGGCGGTGATGGCGCGCCTGGCGCGCGAGGGCGGCATCGCCGGCGGCGAGGGACTCGACCGCGATTTCCTGCCCGACATCGCGCTGGCGGACGGCGCCGCGGTCGAAAGCGACGAATGGCGCCTGACCGCGCTGCACACGCCCGGCCATTTCGCCGGCCATCTGAGCTTTCGCCACGAGGCGGTGATCTTTTGCGGCGACGTGGTGATGGGCTGGTCCTCGACGCTGATCTCGCCGCCCGACGGCGACCTGGCGGATTACTTCCGTTCGCTGGCGCGGCTCGATTCGGCGGACGCGCGGCTTCTGCTGCCGGCGCATGGCGCGGCGGTGGGCGATCCCGCGACCCGGCTGGCCGAGCTTGCCGCGCATCGCCGCGAGCGTACGGCGCAGATTCTGTCGGCGCTGCGGGCCGGTCCCGCCACGGCCGAAAACCTTGCGCGGCGAATCTATGAGGTGCCGCCGGCACTGATTCCCGCCGCCACCCGCAACGTGCTGGCGCATCTGATCGCGCTGTCCGAGCTTGGCGCGGTCTCGACCCCGGGTCCGATCGCGGCGGATTCGGAGTTTTCGCCGCATTGA
- a CDS encoding site-specific integrase, which translates to MGLQTHVFRRGATYVWRRRLPLSLGGALMQVSLRTRDPLIARRLALLLGAEGCRVFDQMMQSKLSRDEARSLLQAAILRALDQIEAARANIPDRTAPDAWQQALSADWVMGKACELVGHRGAAAAPVPDSDRDAMRVEGRSDAEIASVSHHVDMLAQNFDRDPRLGPNRPGYDLMCRALGRDKFSQGEVNNGRQIVQRGRGAAYQIASLGHLPAIETAAAEAMDLAEGRKPVTKHAPVSQPVQPQLVLIPPAAEPSPAGLTPSEPSPAEPAALYDPSIAALADRLMAQKKRQKMSAQMIDQMHKVYDLFIEATGVSDIRQLRQEHLARFIDVLNQLPKSYRKSPKDRLKTLAQILDAAQGKPVGLSPTTINRNIDYIGQLLKKARSEGFTSVVMLDPGSLRERKSRRDRDERPAFTLEDIGKIFSHPIWHGWKSKRHWQEPGSNLIRDGLFWVPMIAALTGARGAEIAGLKAEDLEVIDGIPVMHFRPNPNRGLKNLVSERTLPLHPQLVALGLMEHARLALTGPRGDLFPDQRPKSGTKFGDPLDYRFRLLIQRQLSGNPEGKVLHSFRHYVATQLGRIEGLREQVRKDILGHAGDSITAERYSETTPLAAKLAALRQLPPLPVRDLAADVRAVEAVRAVARKTRKDGPCPSAQLPLGRRSASPA; encoded by the coding sequence TTGGGCTTGCAGACGCATGTTTTCCGTCGTGGCGCGACCTATGTTTGGCGCCGACGCCTGCCTCTTTCGCTGGGTGGCGCGCTGATGCAGGTCAGCCTGCGCACCCGCGATCCCTTGATTGCCCGGCGTCTTGCCTTACTTCTGGGGGCAGAGGGGTGTCGGGTGTTCGACCAGATGATGCAAAGCAAACTCAGCCGGGACGAAGCGCGCAGCCTGTTGCAGGCGGCGATTCTGCGGGCTTTGGATCAGATCGAGGCGGCCCGCGCCAATATTCCCGACCGCACCGCCCCGGACGCTTGGCAGCAGGCGCTGAGTGCCGACTGGGTGATGGGCAAGGCCTGCGAACTGGTCGGCCATCGCGGCGCGGCAGCCGCGCCGGTTCCCGATAGCGATCGCGACGCCATGCGCGTTGAGGGGCGCAGCGACGCCGAAATTGCTTCGGTCAGCCATCATGTCGACATGCTTGCGCAGAATTTTGACCGCGACCCGCGGCTTGGTCCGAACCGCCCGGGATACGATTTGATGTGCAGGGCACTGGGCCGGGACAAATTCAGTCAGGGCGAGGTGAATAACGGGCGCCAAATCGTGCAGCGCGGGCGTGGCGCGGCCTATCAGATCGCCAGCCTCGGGCACCTGCCCGCGATCGAAACCGCTGCAGCCGAGGCCATGGATCTGGCCGAGGGGCGCAAGCCCGTCACCAAACATGCGCCGGTGTCGCAGCCTGTTCAGCCGCAGCTGGTGCTGATTCCCCCGGCCGCTGAGCCGTCCCCCGCAGGACTGACGCCCTCAGAACCATCCCCCGCAGAACCTGCGGCGCTTTATGATCCTTCGATTGCGGCGCTGGCCGACCGGCTGATGGCACAGAAAAAGCGTCAGAAGATGTCCGCGCAGATGATCGACCAGATGCACAAGGTCTATGACCTGTTCATCGAGGCGACCGGCGTCTCGGACATCCGGCAGCTGCGGCAGGAGCATCTGGCACGTTTTATCGACGTGCTGAACCAACTGCCCAAGTCCTATCGCAAGTCGCCAAAGGACCGGCTGAAGACTCTGGCCCAGATCCTTGACGCCGCGCAGGGCAAGCCGGTTGGACTGTCGCCGACGACGATCAACCGCAACATCGACTATATCGGCCAGCTTCTGAAAAAAGCGCGCAGCGAGGGCTTTACCTCGGTGGTGATGCTGGATCCCGGCAGCCTGCGCGAACGCAAGAGCCGCCGCGACCGGGACGAGCGCCCGGCCTTCACCCTCGAGGATATCGGCAAAATCTTCAGCCACCCGATCTGGCACGGCTGGAAAAGCAAACGCCATTGGCAGGAGCCGGGCTCGAACCTGATCCGCGACGGGCTGTTCTGGGTGCCGATGATTGCGGCCTTGACCGGCGCGCGCGGGGCCGAGATTGCAGGCCTCAAGGCCGAGGATCTCGAGGTCATCGACGGCATCCCGGTGATGCATTTCCGGCCGAACCCGAACCGGGGTCTGAAGAACCTGGTGTCGGAGCGCACCCTGCCGCTGCATCCGCAACTGGTCGCACTTGGGCTGATGGAGCACGCCCGCCTGGCGCTGACGGGACCGCGTGGCGATCTGTTCCCCGATCAGCGGCCAAAGTCCGGCACCAAGTTCGGCGACCCGCTGGACTACCGCTTCCGGCTGCTGATCCAGCGCCAGCTCTCGGGCAATCCCGAGGGCAAAGTGCTGCACAGCTTCCGGCACTATGTCGCGACGCAGCTGGGCCGGATCGAGGGCTTGCGCGAACAGGTGCGCAAGGACATCCTTGGCCATGCGGGCGACTCGATCACCGCCGAGCGCTATAGCGAGACGACCCCGCTGGCCGCCAAGCTGGCAGCCCTTCGTCAACTGCCCCCGCTGCCCGTGCGCGATCTCGCGGCAGATGTTCGGGCCGTTGAAGCTGTGCGGGCCGTGGCCCGCAAGACCCGCAAGGATGGGCCTTGCCCGTCCGCGCAGTTGCCCCTTGGGCGACGGAGCGCCTCCCCGGCGTAA
- a CDS encoding Mob protein has product MAFQFVHIETYAEQPKAVKGAPDQFNSAEQVLGEAAREGHFSQHVENPQEAIQLMYPGSITLAELRAKRAALLAGIRETVTGANGKTYTRRLRADAATLYTEIHSHPMTPQDMKADPDKKRQISVWIKRIVRDFTARMPVGIDWTVVVHLDEGHVHIHILAINTPDPKLDANKLHVGKCAAARWRACNDSDVIAPLPKPELIARPLKPKKERSSKNRQTQAKRDARHAEAVVAWEESCVSIDAVNTARISQWETANTAHIKAARLLRGKPGVQRAFNDEMKAFQDRYYDAVGKYCGLLRVGPHLTRKSTKAYAADKAQAKHIAETLAESERTQEQLLEQRKDLDRQQAELSQIDHEQRIRQESLEAREDRLIADQTEFARGEDMIRKKVKVARQDLERERSEIAAAQREKEQQLAEQAAALKKKEHELVQTAIALKNQREEFDDAVEAMDEVLTAVESGETTVDGGKLNFQRMPAFLHGMRNIAPEQRSPIQKLVGRFINVINRFQQGIDAMRFGRGSDNDSQSPGL; this is encoded by the coding sequence ATGGCCTTCCAATTCGTCCATATCGAGACCTACGCAGAGCAACCCAAAGCCGTCAAAGGCGCCCCGGACCAGTTCAACAGCGCCGAACAGGTTCTGGGTGAGGCCGCGCGCGAGGGGCATTTCTCGCAGCATGTCGAGAACCCGCAAGAAGCAATACAGCTGATGTATCCCGGCTCGATCACCCTGGCCGAATTGCGGGCAAAACGCGCCGCCCTTCTCGCCGGGATCCGCGAAACCGTGACAGGCGCGAACGGAAAGACCTATACGCGCAGACTGCGTGCCGATGCAGCCACCCTCTATACCGAGATCCATTCGCATCCGATGACGCCGCAGGACATGAAGGCTGATCCGGATAAAAAACGTCAGATTTCTGTCTGGATAAAACGTATCGTCAGGGATTTCACGGCCCGCATGCCAGTCGGCATCGACTGGACGGTTGTCGTGCATCTGGACGAAGGCCATGTGCATATCCACATTCTCGCCATCAACACGCCCGATCCGAAACTTGATGCCAACAAACTGCATGTCGGCAAATGCGCAGCCGCCCGGTGGCGCGCTTGCAACGACAGCGATGTCATCGCCCCGCTGCCAAAACCGGAACTGATCGCGCGCCCCCTGAAACCGAAAAAAGAACGCTCCAGCAAAAATCGACAGACCCAGGCCAAGCGCGATGCGCGCCATGCAGAAGCCGTTGTCGCATGGGAAGAGTCCTGCGTGTCGATCGACGCTGTAAATACGGCCCGCATCTCGCAGTGGGAAACCGCAAACACCGCACACATCAAAGCTGCTCGCCTTCTGCGGGGAAAACCCGGCGTCCAGCGCGCATTCAACGACGAGATGAAAGCCTTTCAGGATCGCTATTATGATGCCGTCGGCAAATATTGCGGCCTGCTGCGCGTCGGTCCGCACCTCACTCGAAAATCGACCAAGGCCTATGCCGCCGATAAAGCCCAGGCAAAGCACATCGCCGAGACCCTTGCCGAGTCCGAGCGGACACAGGAGCAGTTGTTGGAGCAACGTAAAGATTTGGACAGACAGCAGGCCGAGTTGTCGCAGATCGACCACGAGCAGAGGATCAGGCAAGAATCCCTGGAGGCGCGAGAGGATCGCCTGATCGCCGATCAGACGGAATTCGCCCGCGGGGAAGATATGATCCGGAAAAAGGTAAAGGTGGCACGGCAGGATCTGGAGCGGGAAAGGTCTGAGATAGCGGCGGCGCAGCGCGAGAAAGAGCAGCAGCTTGCGGAGCAAGCTGCTGCCTTGAAGAAAAAGGAACATGAACTGGTCCAGACGGCGATTGCCCTCAAGAACCAGCGTGAAGAGTTCGACGATGCCGTCGAAGCCATGGATGAGGTGCTCACCGCCGTCGAATCCGGCGAGACCACGGTCGACGGCGGAAAGCTGAATTTCCAGCGCATGCCCGCATTCTTGCACGGTATGCGCAACATCGCCCCTGAGCAGCGCAGCCCGATACAGAAACTCGTGGGACGGTTCATCAACGTGATCAACCGCTTCCAACAGGGCATTGATGCGATGCGATTTGGACGCGGGTCCGATAACGACAGCCAGTCACCGGGACTCTAG
- the fabD gene encoding ACP S-malonyltransferase, with product MRAFVFPGQGAQVVGMGRELAEAYPAARAVFAEVDEALGESLSELIWNGDIETLTLTQNAQPALMATSLAAFRALEAEGFGIADADFVAGHSLGEYSALCAAGALSLADTARLLRLRGQAMQEAVPVGQGAMAAILGLDFAAVDQIARDAAEGEVCQAANDNDPAQVVISGHKAAVERAAGLAKERGAKRALMLPVSAPFHSALMQPAAAVMAEALAAVEIAAPAVPLVANVRAEPVSEPGAIRRLLVEQVTGAVRWRESVEFLAGAGVAEFWEIGAGKALSGMIKRISKEAAVRNIGVPGDIAALKA from the coding sequence ATGCGGGCATTCGTATTTCCGGGGCAGGGCGCCCAGGTCGTCGGCATGGGGCGCGAATTGGCCGAGGCCTATCCGGCGGCGCGCGCAGTCTTTGCCGAGGTGGACGAGGCGCTGGGTGAGAGCCTGTCGGAGCTGATCTGGAACGGCGATATCGAGACGCTGACCCTGACCCAGAACGCCCAGCCGGCGCTGATGGCCACCTCGCTTGCGGCCTTCCGGGCGCTGGAGGCCGAGGGGTTCGGCATCGCGGACGCGGATTTCGTCGCCGGCCATTCGCTGGGTGAATATTCGGCGCTTTGCGCGGCCGGGGCGCTGAGCCTTGCCGATACCGCGCGGCTTTTGCGCCTGCGCGGCCAGGCCATGCAGGAGGCGGTGCCGGTCGGGCAGGGCGCCATGGCGGCGATCCTGGGCCTGGATTTCGCCGCGGTGGACCAGATCGCGCGGGACGCGGCCGAGGGCGAGGTCTGCCAGGCCGCCAATGACAACGATCCGGCGCAGGTGGTGATTTCGGGCCACAAGGCCGCCGTGGAGCGGGCGGCAGGGCTGGCGAAGGAGCGCGGCGCCAAGCGGGCGCTGATGCTGCCAGTCTCGGCGCCGTTCCATTCGGCGCTGATGCAGCCGGCGGCGGCGGTGATGGCCGAGGCGCTGGCGGCGGTCGAAATCGCCGCCCCGGCCGTGCCGCTGGTCGCCAATGTCCGCGCCGAGCCGGTGAGCGAGCCGGGCGCCATCCGCCGGCTGCTGGTCGAGCAGGTGACCGGCGCGGTGCGCTGGCGCGAGTCGGTCGAGTTCCTGGCCGGCGCGGGCGTCGCCGAATTCTGGGAGATCGGCGCCGGCAAGGCGCTGTCGGGGATGATCAAGCGCATCTCGAAAGAGGCAGCAGTGCGGAATATCGGCGTGCCGGGCGATATTGCGGCGCTGAAGGCATAA